The Bubalus bubalis isolate 160015118507 breed Murrah chromosome 18, NDDB_SH_1, whole genome shotgun sequence genome contains a region encoding:
- the LOC102398622 gene encoding zinc finger protein 665, which translates to MALSQERLTCEDVAIEFTQEEWVFLGPAQRALYRDVMLETYRNLLSVDISPTHVIKHLQLEAKSDKLETFQTLMLGRPESCEIKHFHLWESQENMCDSECQGRDDKRNYKGTLVSLNGNVPDGRDSHDRKDARIKPFGNRFGLNFQDKLQIFQTGRIISEYNEVERSVSNSFSFSPLQRIPPCVQTSVSNIYGNGFMNPSVITQELKAHKENPYKCDECGKAFSHSSHLRRHKKIHTGKKLFKCDICGKVFIGNSNLAVHQTVHTGEKPYKCDECGKAFRVKSYLLSHQTVHTGEKPYKCDECGKAFRVKSSLLSHQTVHTGKKPYKCDECGKAFRAKSILLSHQTVHTGEKLYKCDECGKAFRVKSYLLNHQTVHTGEKPYKCDECGKAFRVKLYLLSHQTVHTGEKPYKCDECGKAFRVKSSLLSHQTVHTGKKPYKCDECGKAFRAKSILLSHQTVHTGEKLYKCDECGKAFRVKSYLLSHQTVHTGEKPYKCDECGKAFHVKSILLSHQTVHTGEKLYKCDECGKAFRVKSSLLSHQTVHTGEKPYKCDECGKAFRVKSSLLSHQTVHTGEKPYKCDECGKAFHVKSSLLSHQTVHTGEKLYKCDECGKAFRVKSSLLSHQTVHTGEKLYKCDECGKAFRVKSSLLSHQTVHTGEKPYKCDECGKAFPVKSTLLKHQTIHTGEKPYKCEECGKAFSVKSTLLRHQTIHSGEKPYKCDECGKAFPVKSTLLQHQTIHTGEKPYKCDECGKAFRLKSVLLKHQTIHTGEKPYKCDECGKAFRVKSTVLSHQAVHTGEKPYKCDECGRVFRKKPQLQRHWRIHTGERPFRCNECGKFFSQNSHLKRHRRIHIEKPFKCFECGKSFTEDDCMMAHKAPAAATAHRVWPRGTTQCPEVRGRDQEDPMPKRRQPKGVTPCPRSGAASENARLRQRRNGREELPQV; encoded by the exons ATATCTCTCCTACACATGTGATCAAGCATTTACAACTGGAAGCAAAGAGTGATAAACTAGAAACATTCCAAacattgatgctgggaagacCTGAAAGCTGTGAAATCAAACATTTTCATCTTTGGGAAAGTCAGGAAAATATGTGTGACTCTGAGTGTCAGGGGAGAGATGACAAAAGAAATTACAAAGGGACACTTGTAAGCCTTAATGGAAATGTGCCTGATGGAAGAGATTCGCATGATAGAAAGGATGCACGAATCAAGCCCTTTGGAAACAGGTTTGGACTTAACTTTCAGGATAAACTGCAGATATTTCAAACTGGCAGGATAATTTCTGAATATAATGAAGTTGAGAGGTCTGTCAGCAACAGTTTCTCATTTTCACCACTTCAAAGAATTCCTCCTTGTGTCCAAACCAGTGTTTCTAATATATATGGGAATGGTTTTATGAATCCTTCAGTAATAACACAAGAACTCAAAGCACACAAGGAAAATCCTTataaatgtgatgagtgtggcaaggcctttagtcACAGCTCACAcctcaggagacataagaaaattcatacaggaaagaaattatttaaatgtgatatatgtggcAAAGTCTTCATCGGAAATTCAAACCTTGCTGTtcatcagacagttcatactggcgagaaaccttacaaatgtgatgagtgtggcaaggcctttcgtgTAAAGTCATACCTTTTAAgtcatcagacagttcatactggtgagaaaccttacaaatgtgatgagtgtggcaaggcctttcgtgTAAAGTCATCACTTTTAAgtcatcagacagttcatactggcaagaaaccttacaaatgtgatgagtgtggcaaggcctttcgtgCGAAGTCAATCCTTTTAAgtcatcagacagttcatactggagagaaactttacaaatgtgatgagtgtggcaaggcctttcgtgTAAAGTCATACCTTTTAAAtcatcagacagttcatactggagagaaaccttacaaatgtgatgagtgtggcaaggcctttcgtgTAAAGTTATACCTTTTAAgtcatcagacagttcatactggcgagaaaccttacaaatgtgatgagtgtggcaaggcctttcgtgTAAAGTCATCACTTTTAAgtcatcagacagttcatactggcaagaaaccttacaaatgtgatgagtgtggcaaggcctttcgtgCGAAGTCAATCCTTTTAAgtcatcagacagttcatactggagagaaactttacaaatgtgatgagtgtggcaaggcctttcgtgTAAAGTCATACCTTTTAAgtcatcagacagttcatactggagagaaaccttacaaatgtgatgagtgtggcaaggcttTTCATGTAAAGTCAATCCTTTTAAgtcatcagacagttcatactggagagaaactttacaaatgtgatgagtgtggcaaggcctttcgtgTAAAGTCATCACTTTTAAGTCATCAGACAGTCCATACTGgtgagaaaccttacaaatgtgatgagtgtggcaaggcctttcgtgTAAAGTCATCACTTTTAAgtcatcagacagttcatactggcgagaaaccttacaaatgtgatgagtgtggcaaggcctttcatGTAAAGTCATCACTTTTAAgtcatcagacagttcatactggagagaaactttacaaatgtgatgagtgtggcaaggcctttcgtgTAAAGTCATCACTTTTAAgtcatcagacagttcatactggagagaaactttacaaatgtgatgagtgtggcaaagCCTTTCGTGTAAAGTCATCACTTTTAAgtcatcagacagttcatactggtgagaaaccttacaaatgtgatgagtgtggcaaggcctttcctGTAAAGTCTACCCTTTTAAAGCATCAGACaattcatactggtgagaaaccttacaaatgtgaggagtgtggcaaggccttttcTGTAAAGTCAACCCTTTTAAGGCATCAGACAATTCATAGTGgtgagaaaccttacaaatgtgatgagtgtggcaaggcctttcctGTAAAGTCAACccttttacagcatcagacaattcatactggtgagaaaccttataaatgtgatgagtgtggcaaggcctttcgttTAAAGTCAGTCCTTTTAAAGCATCAGacaattcatactggagagaaaccttacaaatgtgatgagtgtggcaaggcctttcgtgTAAAGTCAACCGTTTTAAGTCATCAGGCAgttcatactggtgagaaaccttacaaatgtgatgagtgtggaaGAGTCTTCCGTAAAAAGCCACAGCTTCAACGTCActggagaattcatactggagagagaccTTTCAGATGTAATGAGTGTGGCAAGTTCTTCAGTCAAAATTCACACCTTAAAAGGCATCGGAGAATACATATAGAGAAACCTTTCAAATGTTTCGAGTGTGGAAAATCCTTTACTGAG GATGACTGTATGATGGCACACAAAGCACCAGCGGCTGCGACGGCACACAGAGTGTGGCCAAGAGGAACTACCCAATgtcccgaggtcaggggcagagaccaggaggaccccatgcccaagagGCGGCAGCCAaaaggagttaccccatgtccaaggtcggGGGCAGCATCTGAGAatgccaggctgcgacagcgcaggaatggccgggaggagctaccccaagtcTAA